Proteins encoded by one window of Halobaculum halobium:
- a CDS encoding DsbA family protein, translating to MEVTRRAAIAAAGTAGLGAFAGCLGGAIGGDGDAARAGRTPIDDHPVAAELGAQPALGQTDAGATVVTFEDPSCPTCRNFERNAGARLRSGPVADGDLRLVSRVYPIIYPWGKPGVQALEAAYARDGGEDAYWSLFDYYFASQGQLDADNVLDRTESYLSSNTDLDAAGVIADAEAKAYDGAVQADLDAGETAGVDRTPTIFMFRDGAYVTRASGNVSYETITSALQL from the coding sequence ATGGAAGTGACTCGACGCGCGGCGATCGCCGCCGCTGGAACCGCCGGTCTCGGCGCGTTCGCGGGCTGTCTCGGTGGTGCGATCGGGGGCGACGGCGACGCCGCGAGGGCCGGGAGAACCCCCATCGACGACCACCCGGTCGCGGCGGAGCTCGGCGCCCAGCCCGCGCTCGGGCAGACAGACGCCGGGGCGACGGTCGTTACCTTCGAGGACCCCTCCTGTCCCACCTGCCGGAATTTCGAGCGGAACGCCGGCGCCCGGCTCAGGTCCGGCCCGGTCGCCGACGGCGACCTCCGACTCGTCTCGCGCGTGTACCCGATCATCTACCCGTGGGGGAAGCCAGGAGTTCAGGCGCTCGAAGCCGCCTACGCCCGCGATGGCGGCGAGGACGCCTACTGGTCCCTGTTCGACTACTACTTCGCCTCGCAGGGACAGTTGGACGCGGACAACGTCCTCGACCGAACCGAATCGTACCTCTCGTCGAACACCGACCTCGACGCTGCGGGCGTCATCGCCGACGCGGAGGCGAAGGCGTACGACGGCGCGGTACAGGCCGACCTCGACGCCGGCGAGACCGCGGGCGTAGACCGAACGCCCACGATATTCATGTTCCGCGACGGCGCGTACGTCACTCGCGCGTCCGGCAACGTGAGCTACGAGACGATCACCTCGGCGCTCCAGCTATGA
- a CDS encoding Single-stranded DNA binding protein, whose protein sequence is MDIDAHAEELASALGEDTAEVKRDLENLLEYSVPIDEAKQSVRRKYGGGGGGDAAPSSVDIAEITPDSGNVTVTARVLTVGRRSIRYQGDDTVIREGELADETGRLSYTAWQDFGFEAGDTVAIGNASVREWEGDPELNLGESSSVAMEQEPLDVPYDVGGDRDLVDLAAGDRGRTVEAKVLELEQRTIDGRDGETTIHSGVIGDETARLPFTDWQAREEVVEGAELRMEDVYVREFRGVPSVNLTEFTEVSPASVEVSDEAPRVSIEEAVTSGGMYDVEVLGNVLEVRDGSGLIERCPECGRLVQNGQCRSHGQVEPEDDLRVKAILDDGTATVTAILDSELTEEIYGGTLEEALDAARDAMSREVVADEIAEKLVGREYRVRGHLSVDEYGANLDASEFAASGDDPAARAADLLSEVGA, encoded by the coding sequence ATGGACATCGACGCACACGCCGAGGAGCTCGCCTCCGCCCTCGGCGAAGACACAGCGGAGGTCAAACGCGACCTGGAGAACCTACTGGAGTACAGCGTCCCGATCGACGAGGCGAAGCAGTCCGTCCGACGGAAGTACGGCGGCGGAGGCGGCGGCGACGCGGCCCCGTCCTCGGTCGACATCGCCGAGATCACGCCAGACTCGGGCAACGTCACTGTCACCGCGCGCGTGCTGACGGTCGGACGACGGTCGATCCGCTACCAGGGTGACGACACGGTCATCCGCGAGGGCGAACTCGCTGACGAGACCGGGCGGCTCAGCTACACCGCCTGGCAGGACTTCGGCTTCGAGGCCGGCGACACGGTCGCGATCGGCAACGCGAGCGTCCGCGAGTGGGAGGGCGACCCCGAACTCAACCTCGGGGAGTCCTCGTCGGTCGCGATGGAACAGGAGCCGCTCGACGTCCCGTACGACGTGGGCGGCGACCGCGATCTCGTCGACCTCGCGGCCGGCGACCGCGGTCGCACGGTCGAGGCGAAGGTGCTCGAACTCGAACAGCGCACCATCGACGGTCGCGACGGCGAGACGACGATCCACTCGGGCGTCATCGGCGACGAGACCGCCCGGCTCCCGTTCACCGACTGGCAGGCGCGCGAGGAGGTCGTCGAGGGCGCCGAACTCCGCATGGAGGACGTGTACGTCCGGGAGTTCCGCGGCGTCCCGTCGGTGAACCTCACCGAGTTCACCGAGGTGTCGCCCGCGAGCGTCGAGGTGAGCGACGAGGCCCCGCGCGTCAGCATCGAGGAGGCCGTCACCTCCGGGGGGATGTACGACGTCGAGGTGCTCGGGAACGTCCTCGAAGTCCGCGACGGGTCGGGGCTGATCGAACGCTGTCCCGAGTGCGGCCGACTCGTCCAGAACGGCCAGTGTCGCAGCCACGGCCAGGTCGAGCCCGAGGACGACCTCCGGGTGAAGGCGATCCTCGACGACGGCACCGCGACCGTCACCGCCATCCTCGATAGCGAGTTGACCGAGGAGATCTACGGCGGCACCCTGGAGGAGGCGCTGGACGCCGCCCGCGACGCGATGAGCCGCGAGGTCGTTGCCGACGAGATCGCAGAGAAACTGGTCGGACGCGAGTATCGCGTGCGCGGTCACCTCTCTGTCGACGAGTACGGGGCGAACCTCGACGCCAGCGAGTTCGCGGCCAGCGGGGACGATCCGGCCGCGCGTGCGGCCGACCTGCTCTCGGAGGTGGGCGCGTGA